One Archangium lipolyticum genomic window carries:
- a CDS encoding FKBP-type peptidyl-prolyl cis-trans isomerase — translation MMRRPLPSLSACLLAFTLSACGPSESGDPTKVQYAPALGVDLAAMNRSDTGLYTQDLVEGTGAVASSGRTAVVHYSGWLPDGTLFDTSRDTGQTFSFVVGAGRVIRGWDEGVADMRVGGQRRLVIPSPLGYGELSNGPIPPNSVLIFDVELLGVK, via the coding sequence ATGATGCGCCGACCGCTCCCGTCCCTCTCCGCCTGTCTCCTGGCATTCACCCTCTCCGCCTGCGGCCCGAGTGAGTCGGGAGACCCGACGAAGGTGCAGTACGCGCCCGCGCTGGGCGTGGACCTCGCGGCCATGAACCGCAGCGACACGGGCCTCTACACGCAGGACCTGGTGGAGGGCACCGGCGCCGTGGCCTCCAGCGGCCGCACCGCCGTCGTGCACTACTCCGGCTGGCTGCCCGACGGCACCCTGTTCGACACCTCCCGCGACACCGGCCAGACGTTCTCCTTCGTCGTCGGCGCGGGCAGGGTCATCCGCGGCTGGGACGAGGGCGTGGCCGACATGCGCGTCGGCGGCCAGCGCCGGCTCGTCATCCCCTCCCCCCTCGGCTACGGCGAGCTCAGCAACGGCCCCATCCCGCCCAACTCGGTGCTCATCTTCGACGTGGAGCTCCTCGGCGTGAAGTGA
- a CDS encoding DUF2378 family protein, with protein MSEPQLIFSHSLQGLLSRAFPKGVPLETKAKLRTVGVELDKQLLPAYPRETWGRCIEVCAAFAFSQERREVAWFKLGERMVDGYKETMIGRAMFSTLRLLGPRRMMQRSQKNFRSGNNYTEVRITDISPTEMHVWFNETDEVLRQFTMGLVLAGMRAGGALEPRVEPLRTDAQGFTLRATWKENP; from the coding sequence ATGTCAGAACCTCAGCTCATCTTCAGCCACAGCCTCCAGGGCCTGTTGTCGCGCGCCTTCCCCAAGGGCGTGCCCCTGGAGACCAAGGCGAAGCTCCGCACCGTGGGCGTGGAGCTGGACAAGCAGCTGCTGCCCGCCTACCCGCGTGAGACGTGGGGGCGCTGCATCGAGGTGTGCGCCGCGTTCGCCTTCTCCCAGGAGCGCCGCGAGGTGGCCTGGTTCAAGCTGGGTGAGCGCATGGTGGACGGCTACAAGGAGACGATGATCGGCCGCGCCATGTTCTCCACGCTGCGGCTGCTCGGGCCGCGGCGGATGATGCAGCGCAGCCAGAAGAACTTCCGCTCCGGCAACAACTACACCGAGGTCCGTATCACGGACATCTCCCCCACGGAGATGCACGTCTGGTTCAACGAGACGGACGAGGTGCTGCGCCAGTTCACCATGGGCCTGGTGCTGGCGGGCATGCGCGCCGGGGGCGCCCTGGAGCCCCGGGTGGAGCCGCTGCGCACGGACGCGCAGGGCTTCACCCTGCGCGCCACCTGGAAGGAGAACCCCTGA